TAACACATTTTCTTAACTGGTATCTTACTACCGTATGAGTGATAAGTGGAAATGCAAGTTAATGTTGGACTGTGTTCAATCCAACATTAACTTGTTGGACTAATGTTCAGTCCAAtgttcagccccccccccccataacagTCTCTGCAATGACCCACAGTTCCCGATGCACTTCTGGTTAAAAAGTCTGCACGCCATGAATGTCTCCATCCCCTCCATCCTGCTCGGTCTGGGAGGAAAATGTCTGCTCAACTGGGCCCTGGTGTTTCTCCAGAGGAACCACATCTGTAAAAGCTTCCTGGGGGTTTTTGGTGTTTCCCTCGCTGTCGTCGACTCAATCCTGACTCTCTCTGTGACCACCCTTCACGTCCACGCTGATGAATACACCGCCCTCTTGGGATTGAAGCTGACCAGGTATCATGTATGtttgctggttcaaatccttGGACAAGTCTACAGTACTCTGCAGTGGCCTGTTGTAGTCGTGGCCGGTCTGGACCATTTCTTTGCTGTCACTCGAAGGTTGCAACCCACCACCGCCAGAGCCAGAAGGATTGTCTACTCATTTGTGACTGGCTTCCTGTGGTACCTCACTGCTCTCTATGTCTTCTTGCTGTGTGACTTCATTCCTGTCATGGAGGACGTGCCTCACTACCAGATACACCAGTGCTGGGTCTTCCACACCACTCACATCCTGCAGGTTGCCATGTTTCTCCTCCTGATTCTGGGCTGTGCAGCGTTGCATGCTCGGCGCAGAACACGATTATTGCAAAATCCTCCTCTGAGCGACCAAATTACAGATAAAAGTAGAGCTCTCTCCAGAAGAAGTGTTGTTTACCAAGCCCTGCATATATTTCTGAACACATGGGCTTTGTTCCTGGGTTTTCTGGCTGCGCTCCTTCTGCTACCTGTGGGAATACCTGCATACCTGGGTCTGAACATTGCCGGGCTCTGCTTCCTCAACAGCCTTCTAATAACAGTAGTTTTGTGTGTAGTCTGTCCAGGCTCGCAGCTAGCACAGGGCCTGGCAGCAGTTCCTGCCGACAGCTTCTGTGAGTGGAGATTTAAATTTAGCCTGGCTGCAGAGGATAGAACTGACTGCTCAAAGCAAGTgagcaagcaaaaacaggacTTGTGTTAGAAGAAGTGGAATTAGCTGCTGAGACTTCAATGTCTTTAAGAAAGAAGGTAATTTGTATCTCTAAATTCTAAATTtctaaacacacacgcacgcacgcacacacacacacacaccacacacacggaATACATCTCACCCATCATTCATACCAAACACTCTCTCATCTTTCCTGCAAGCAAATCCTAACCATAACATTAAAAGAACAACTTGCCAACTCTGACACTAAGTGGATAATAAATATTCTAATGTGGATAAAGTGCTAAGTAACAGTGCAAACTACATCATTAAAAAAGTTTAGCTTCATTTAAGACTGATATTGCTTTCGGAAAGAAGCTATTCCTAAATCTACTAGTCCTTGTTTTTAGACATCTGCAACGTCTCCCTGAGGGCAAGAGTTCAAACAGTGGGTGACGAGGGTGAGAACAGTTTCATGTCATTTTGGTGGCTTTTGAGAGCAGTCTTGTGTTGGCAATTTCCTCTAGAGAGGGAAGCAGACAACCAACAATCTTCTGTGCTGTGTTGatccctctctgtgtttgttttttgtctgctACATAACATCCAGCATACCGCACAGTACACCAGGATGCGCTCTATGgtggaaaagcaaaaacagcTTCTCAGAcagatcagattttttttcattacttttttcaggcattttaggtctttatttccATAGGatagatgaagacatgaaaggggaaagagaggagacATGACATGACGCAAAGGGCctcaggttggagtcgaacccccTCTACAAGGGTCCCCATTGATGGAAAGAGGGAAGGGGTCGGCACTGCACTTTCTGAAATCTATGATTAGTTCTTTGGTTTTTCCTGTGTGGAGAGAGAAGTTGTTTTCTGTGCACCATGTGACCAGTATGTGGACCTCTACTCATCTCTTCCTGATATGAGTTCAACAAGCGTGTTGTTGTTGACAAATTTTATGATGGTGTTGCTGAGGTAGGAGGGGTCGCAGTCATGGGTGTGCAACGAGTACAACAGAGGACTCAACACACAGCCCTGAGCCCATGCTGAGAGTGGGGGTGGAGGATAGACTGTACAGTCTGTGGGCTATGGTGATGGCATCATCTGTCAACCTCTTCGCTCTGTAGGCAAACTGGTGTGGATCCAGGTTTGATGGGAGACTGGTTTTCATATGCTTTAATACCAGCCTCTCAAAGCACCTCATAACTACCGGGGTAAGTGCCACCAGCCTGTAGTCAGTCAGATTGTACGGGGAGGGCTTTTTTGGGACCGGGATGATGGTGGATGTCTTTAGACAGGATGAAATGGTGGGTTGGGAGAGGGACAGATTGAAAATGTTGGTGAACACAGTGTTATGCTGGTCAGCACATTCTGTGAGCACTTTTCCAGGTACTCCGTCTGGACCGGCAGCCTTTCCTTGGGTTCACTGAACTGAGCACCCGCCTCACATAACACCCCTGCACTGTGAGTGGGTAGGTGCTAGAAGCAGGGGGAGACAGCACACCCTACGTTGGACTTTTGACCTTGAACCGAGCAAAGCCACAATTTAGTTCCTCTTCTAGCGAGACATCTGTGTTGGAGAGCGTGGAGTTGCTGCCCTTGTAGTTTGTAATGTTCTTTATTTGCTGCCATGCCCGCCTTGGGTCGTTGTCTGTGGTCTTCTATTTTTATTTGGTCAAAAAAGAAATCGTGTTATTTGACTTTCTTCCTTtcacccagctctacctcttccaccactgcttgtCACATTTTTCATTATGATTGTTTTAACAATTGATTAATCTGCCAAATGCtttctcaattaattgattaatcatttatgAAATGCTTTGTTTGGTACAAACAACAATGTAAGATATTTACTATCATattagacaaataaaaaaaggaaatcttcACATTTGTGAGGCTGGAACAAGTAAATTCTGTCATTTTTCCATGATAAAGTAGTGAAAGAAGTCATTAGTTCAGAGTGTGCACCACACTGGCTTCAGTGTGTTCATATTGTGGTTGACTTTATCATTAATCACTTATCAGCTGTACAAACATACAATCGtattaaagttaaaattacATCAGCAGCTCCCTGATGGCTTTCAATGATTGTCGTGTGCAAAATGTTTGAATCTTAAGTCAATTAGGACATTTAGAGGACAAATATCAGCATCACCAAGAAGGCAAAAGACAACTCTGGTTTGACACTACAGAACTTTACTTGAATTTGATCCAAGTTCATTGTCTATACAGGATATATTTACAAGATCTGAAATCAGGGAAgggcaaaaaaactgaaaacaaacataCTAGATACAACTGAGGTATTAGCTAAAAGCATTTACAGGTATGTAATTTACTAGTAAATATCAATGATGATACACAGAGATGCAGTGTCTTCTgcttaaaaaacatcttttcataTCACAACATGAGGTAGGAGAACAGTGCCTCGATTCATGCAAGAACAAAAGTCTGATCACACTGTAGTATTGGCAACGtagtcaaacacaaacactgtgtTTCATGTTTCAGAACAGCATTGAGGGGAATAAAAGGTTCTTTTTAGCAAAGCCATAAATCTATTTTCATCTATAGCAAGATGTGCATAAATTAAAACGTGGTGTTCAGTGATCTGTGTGATCAATCACCAATGCAGCCATACTTCCTACTTCTCCCACACTGGCATAGAAAATGTATTGGCTGAAAATGGCACACCAAACGACAAAGCATACCACCTGCAACAGTTCAAAGGTCACCTTGGATTTGCTTACTACCATTCTCCACATAGTTTGGAGGCAAAGCGTATGTAAATCCTGTATTTAGATTTGTCCACATGGTGAAGTTCTGTACATTTCACCTTGTTTTCTTGTCTGTTCACACCTGTAAAATTTCTGTACAAAGCATATTCAAGTTCTCATAACACTGCAAAATGCTAAAGGCCCAGCAAACCGTGTTACAGGGGCTTTTTCTCCccttacatttacatttagtccTTTTTATTTCAATATGGTGTACGTTTGAAGAAGCAAAACAACGCCCCCTTGTGTATcaaatgcaaattaaacaaaGTGAAATTAGATTAAACTAAATTAAGTCATATTGGAGTTATGTTTATACATCcggacaaaaaataaatgatcagaatcagaaaacataaccccacccacacacacacacactctttcttttACTCTCTCATCTCACACATTTCCAAACcatgtaggctacatttttCTGTTCTTCATAATCTGATTCTAAACCTCTAAACCAATAATGATATAGAACTTGCACATGATCAATGTTCATGCATATGAGCATCTCAATAGTTTGTGCGTTACGTGAGGGGAAACTTCTTTTCGTTTTTGAACGAACAGATTGATAGATTGGCTCGGTGACACAAAACATAAGGGGCAgtaaaacatgcacaaaaaaagaagtaattagCAATTTCCAAAATGCATTTTCTTagacaaatgttttgttttcagtatATCCCAGGAGGGGTCCttaagaaagaggaaaaaaaaactcgtTACATTACACGTTAAACAGTCCATCAAGATGAAATCCAcaaaaaaagcattatttcagaaAAGAGGGAAAGTATGTAACAAAGCATTATTTTCCTATCTTGCCTTTGTCCTgcatcacgtctcagtaaaccATGCGTTTCACTCCCCACTCGACAAAAGTCAAGTtctaataatgtgttttttttgtttgttttttgtttgtttgtttttttaaagaaaacaaaaacatctgaagCCTTGGTTCTGGTCAAATTTATATAACCTTTAGAAGATTTTTCATACAAGAACAGTTAATATATTAATGACTACTGTATTTACAAAGTGAATATAAATCTTTAGTTAATACgttaaatattttctttcataatTTCAATAAAGGTTTAAATGAAACGGTAGAGTGTacaggggaggggggagggggtgttGATTTCACTGTCTTGCATCTGCTTTTATGACAATCAACAAACCACAGCTGTACTCTGCCCAGTCTTTAAGGTCTGTTATTGTTAAAAGAAGCTGTGTAAGAAAATCAGCATTGAACAGGATGGACCACAGTGGAATGTCTATCAAATTGCATTTATAGCAGATGCATAAAAAAAAGCTCAGGGTTTAGCTGAGGCCAATCTtcttcactcacacactcacacagacacacactcacgcactcactcacactcactcaccccTTAGTGGCAATAAAAAGCAGTTTTGTCTGGCAACTGACAATGGAAGTCCTTTCTTCCTCTGGCTGGATGTCTGCTTGCTCTCCTGGGCATCTACAAAACACTGCACATCCCGAGCCGATCTGGCACTGGAGATGGATGGacgggtatgtgtgtgtgagtgagtgagtgagtgagtgacggTTGTTTTGTGAGAGATAAcaagggggggggaggtttATTGAGAGATGGCGGGATAGTGTACAGTCTCAACCAAGGGTGGGCAGAATCCCACagacaacaacagctgcccccaTTCTGACGGTACAGAACAAAAAAGGGCTCCCTCTGTACCTCTGGTGTCTGGGCCACCCAGCCTGCCGCAGGGGGAGAGTGCACCAGGCCCCCGAGCGCTCCCCTCAATCCTCGcctcccctctcttcctcttcctgcttGGTGCTGTTTGTTCAGCCAGGCAGAACAACGTGAAGCAGGGGCCGGACCAGAGGCCCAAACAACTCTGGACTAACTGCTTTCACCTGCGACCCACATTCTTAGATGACGCTCTGACAAACAGGGTGGTGGATAAAAACCGTCTACTAACAATGAAGTCAAATGACACAAAAAGAGAAGCCCAGAAAACAGGGACAGACTTAAGCTTTGATCATCTGCTGGGAACGCTGGGGCCATTGTTCCGCCTGAATGCCTGGACTGCACTGACACACTCAAGTGTGTGTGGGCATGCAAGGATGTTGCATGTATTATGGTAACACAGtacagctactgcacatgtgagAGACTCtgcctttcttctttcttaGAAAAGCAACACCGGCTCAGCCAGCCCCCGTGTCCAGACACATTCCTTTCCCAGGGGATTCTGGGGGAGGAGAGCGCGTTAAGTGCAGAACACCGCTTGTGAGCTTCTTTATGCCAAGCCAAGAAAAGAGCACAGTGTTTCCTGTCTAGCCTAAAGTGGGTGATAACCACAGTGTTAAAGAGTTTCCCAACAGAGAGCAATGGTGGCGCTAGCCTACAGCGGTGgacggggtgtgtgtgtgtgtctgtgcgcgtgtgtgtgtctgtgtgtgtgtgtgtgtgtgtgtgggggggggggggggggggagacagagggCAGCTGGTGGATCAACCAACAGACTGTTTGGTCTACAACAGGAGAGTCTAGGTGTTGCCCAGCAGAGAGTGAAGGGTGAAACTAGTCGGTATGAGAAGCAGCTGAGGTCCAGGCCAGACGatttgctagctagctaccttGTAGGGTCACACTAAAAACACTAATTTCAAGTTCAGAGTCACTATTGGCGTATTTTAATGAGGTTTTATGACATCTGcaaaaaattgtcttttttttgtacagtaaAGGTCTTTCTCCTCCATAtagatttaatgtttttaacatgttatacttttctttctgtgttttataaggagataaaatatattaaaatgtccATGCAGTTTCCTGCAGTCACTGGGCGTTTTGGGCTGGAGCGTTTGGGCTGTACGTACAGAGTGATGGAGAAGGGGCATGCAACCAGGCACCATTATGTGTCCGAGGACACTGGCTGCTATACTAGGTAGCATGACATGACGTCCGTGATGAGTCGGTGTGTCTGAGCTAAAATCTGAAATCTCAGTCATTAGGTCCAGAATCCAGAGGGCAAGAAAAGATGGGAGaggagggtggggtgggggttgcCACTCCCATCTGTGAAGCAACCATAAAAGCAGCCGTAAAAactataaattaaatcaaacatACATGcccaaaaatctttaaatattgtttaaagAGAGGAGAGTGGagcaaaagaaatgtgtttgtgtcaataGAGTTGGCGGGTAATggggagaggaaggagggaggctCCTGAGGGGGGTGGCAGTTACTTTTGGCCAGCCGCTGGGGCCTCTGAGAAGGAGGAGTGCGGGGAGTGGGCATTAGGGGGTCCAGTTGAAGGGgtaagaggaggagaggggctgCCTCCCACCGTGGCAGACTGGACCATCTGCTGCTTGAGCTGGGTGATTGTGCGCTCCAGCTTTTCCCGCGCCTCACGCTCCCTGCGCAGCTCCTCCTGCAGCTCCTGCCGGTCCGCCTCAGCCCGCTCCAGCCTCTGACGTAGCTCCGACAACtggagaagacagacagagagagaaagacagacgtGAGGTCTTTTGGCCATCAGTGGtcccattttctttctttctttacctTAACCGTGTTTACTACAGTCTACTGTTATGACCAATGTGCtgataaaaaatatttagaaGGAAAACTCAATCACAGAAAAACCACATCTGCACTctttatggttaaaaaaaaaaaaaaaagactctcCGCTACCCTAAATATGTGGGTGATGACTGTGATcttaaaattattatattttatctgAAAGGcagatttaaaagagaaagCTCAAAATATGAGGGAGTTTACTGAAGATGATTCACAGAgtgatgtttacattttattttatatttgaccCTGTTATCTTAATGTGCAGCATTACAATGAAAGTTGTCAATAACGTTTTAACAGTGTCATTACGGAAACTGTTGCATAATCATGGTAATAAATTGAAAGCAGAGTAAATTAATTTGTCGTAAATGTTTAGAAAATGCAAGGAAGTATCAACATGTAGAGTGCTGCACTGATGCTTCCTTGTGTTTGATTGGTGCCTGGCACTGTAACGCCTGAGATAAAAATGGCATATGTTAAGCAACGCAAGCCAATGTGCATATTGTATATGTCACTGTGATTTACTCAGACTGTTTCCGCTGCCAAAACCGGtgctgtgcatgcatgtgttccCCTCAAAGTCCCTACCTGTGCAGTGTAGTGGGCCTCTTGCTGGAGTTGTGTCCCTGGCTCGCAGGCGCAGGCCTGCTGTCGGAGCTGCTCCAGACGCGTCTCCAGCTCCAGCTGTTCCTGGCGGGCCTGGCTGAGCTGCCGCGCCTGCTCGCTGTGCACCGCCTCCAGCTCACTACGCAGCTCCCGCTGTTCGGCGCTCAGCTCCCGTAGCCTTGCCGCCTCGCCCCCGCGCACCGCCTCCAGCTCCTGGAGATACAGAGACTAAGTCAGggaaataacaataataacgtGATATTTCACTGACCCTTGCAAAGAGAAATCCTTTACATTCCAGCCAGATGTTTGAAACCTCAGTGTCAGTAGAAGGCAGGCTATTACTAATTATAAAACTGTGCATGTGACCTTTAAGACATTCAGTGGGAATAGTCCAgggcaaaaaaagacaaaagtggTAAATTGTGTTGTGTATATCTTACTAACTTATATTagggttttgggtttttttctaaagcacaatttgcttgtgttttattttgcaacCAATATTTTCTTAAGATGAATATATAATTAAACTATACAAATACAATTCTTTCAAGAATCTAATCGGAGGgtttaaaaagaggaacaaaatTAAAGAGCAGATGTGAATGTCACTAAAATGTAGGTCAGCGCTATTTCCATATGTccaaactgaaattaaacatCAGTGTTTTAATAATGTAGAATATTTTATACATCAGTTAACAATTAGGCTTTAGGATTTTTCCAGCTAtaggatggagagatggaggggtTGGTGGAAGGTAAGCATTACCTCCACATTCACATCAAGGACACTTTTAATTAGGCAAGGACAGTTATGGTCTTAGTCAGGGGCTCATTTTTCTTCGTCTTTGTTCTTTCCGACCGCCAACTCACCATTTCCAGCTGCAGCTGCTTGTGCAGGGTGGAGTTGAGCTTCTCCTGCTGCCTGCTGTACATCTGCATGATCTCCACAACAATCCTGTCCTTGTCGTCCTCCAGCCCCCCCACCACTACTGCAGCGCTGCTCGTGGCAGAGCCTGTGTCCTTAGCCACCACTTCCGGCACCGGCGACAACGACGAAGCAATGGAAGGAGGAGGGGTGTGGGCGGCTTTCTTGCAGCTCGGGTTGCTTGTCTCCATGGAAACTGCCTGGGCTTGGCATTCCCTCTCAGTGGCTGAGGCAGCAGCGGCATGTTGGGATTTGGCCTCCTCAGCGGCAGCAGCAACAGGAGGCGATGCATGAAGATctgaggagggaggaagaagaggatgaaggaagaagttaaaaaaaagaaagaggaagaggtggTTGTAAGACAGGAAGTGCGAGCCGAGCCCACGCTCAGTTACACCCTCGCACAACCTCATAAAAACTCACACTTCTTTCTCAGTGTGAGTGCAACCACAAGCACAAGGCAACAGCCAAGGAATCAAACACTCacccacagtgtgtgtgtgtgtgtgtgtgtgtgtgtgtgtgtgtgtgtgtgtgtgtgtgtgtgtgtgtgtgtgtgtgtgtgtgcgttttcaCACTCTCTGCGCAGCCTCAGACACTGAGAAAGACGAGAGGAATAAAGGGCCTTGTGTGGGAGCCACGCTGCTCTGTGTGGGCTCCTCCTCTGTTCAAACTCTGGCTGGTTATGTATAGCCTTTAAAAAGGTGTCCATCATGTGATAAAGATGAAACAGTCTGTGTCACAGTctcacacataaagacacatgtGAACAGATGCTGCAGTGGGACATGTGTAGGCTAGTAATGATGGTGTGTTTGTATGAGCTCACAGacataaagaaaagaagaaatattgAAGAGAGTATGAGAACGGTGTGTTTAccagaaaaatgtattcatacagtatgtgtttaacAGTACATGATCAGTGCACAACATGTCTGGCACTGGAGAGGACAAATCATTCACGGACTCCAGTTGAGTTGCGCAtgtgcctacacacacacacacacccacatacatgCTCTGCACAGCACACACGATAGTAGAAAGCACACAAATAACAGCAGTGGGTCATTTGGTGGtggattaaaaagaaataaggaGGAGAGAGGCACACAGACCGACAGGGGGAGGAAAGCATTCATtgaggagaaaataaaaagataggaggaggggggggggggggggaattagtCACAGCAGTGAGGGAGGCAGAGATGAAGGGAGCTAGAGAAGAAAGAGATAAGGATGTAATGCATGGATGGGAGTGCGGGAGTAGACAGAGGACAGACTCAGAATGGATGTGGAAAAAGTTGcgaggaaaaagagaaggaggatGGAAGGAAGAGAGACGGATTGGTTGGAGGGGAGCTGAACGCCTGAGCGATAGGAGCGAAAGACTGGCAGTCAAGACTTTTTATAATAATTGCTGACAGAAACCATTCCcatgactctctctctctatttatacacacacacacatcttattAATGCAGGCTTAATATACACACTTTATCATGcacttaaaaacacacagaccaGAGAAGAGGTCACAGACCATTTCCACCCCTCTTGTTCATTAAAACTGAGGTGCCCCCAGAGTCTTTATGTGAAGGTCAATGCACAATTATGGGCATCGCTGCAGGCTACAACGTTAAGTGTGTGCATGAATATGCGTTTGGATGGCAGTTTACTGTAGGCTGTATGTTTACAGCAAGCACATGTCTGCTCTACATGATCTGCATAGCTCTTCTCATTATGTTGTATGCATGTAAATCTCttgctgtatgtgtgttgtgtatttaaagTAGGCATGTGTCagccatgtttgtgtgtctaatGTACATGCAGTGTACAGTGATGGTAGTGTTTATTAAGTAATAAAATTACTTAAATGATCAAATTTCATCATAGAAATCCGTTAACCTGAAATTAGTTACATTATAGTGTTTAAAAACTATTATTAAATGCAAATAAACTGCTTTcaaatgctgaaaaagtgacattgaAGTAAAGTACTACCAAAGTTTTAAGCACAGTTTTGAAGCACATACATTAAAGAATAGACTAttgatcattttctttttccaagaGCAGATAAACACAGTTACATAAAAGTGGATTTATTCTGTTAATACCCTTACCATTTTTATTGCTAATAACACAAAGTCAATTTATGAACATGAAACGTCACTTTACCTGTTGTAAAGGTAATGTAGTTAGACCATGTAAGGCGTGTATCAAATATTGAGTTTAAAAGCTAATAATTTAATGAACAAATTGAAAGCAATTTCCTGCCATTTCACAGCTCTGCgcttttcagtattttttacttacacaaacataattatgtgtaaaaaaaaaaagaaggtattATTCTATTTTAGTACTATTAGATTTGAGTTTAGCGTTTGACAAAATGGATCATAACATAAAAGTTGAAAGGTTTGAGAAGTAGCGGGACTTACTTGCTCATTACTGGTATCTATCTAAAGGAATGACAATTCTCAGTATAGTACACAGCTTGCTAAACAGTACAGCACCTCTCTGACTTGCTTATCCAATATCATCTGACTCAGGCCTTTCCGTTGTACGAAAGGTTAGATCTAAAGTTAGTGAAGTGTCTTTTAGTTTTTATGGTCCTAGTTCCTGGAGTACTTGATGCCAGATTGCATTAGATGTgctccaacattaacactgtTCAAAAGCAGACAGAAAACATTCCTCCTGCCTTGGAATGAAATGTGCGATATAAATAAAGTCTTAGCAAACTGGTAAAGTGTAGATAAATAAATGTCTTTCCATTTGTCAAGTCGTGTCGTCAACTCtgtgtgtattaatgtgtgtattATTACTGACCCATGGGTGGCTCGTCGTGGCCCAGCACTCTGCGGCTATAGTGGTGTTTGAGCAGCGCTCCAAACATCTCGGGGCTCATCTCCGCCTCCCTGCCCAGAGACACGTTGGGAGCCACCATCTTATCATATGTGTACAGGTAGTAACTGGGGGAGAAACAGAgataaaaaagaagacattttaatCACTGAACTGACTTCATATGTAGAACATGTTTACTAAAGTTAACTCTAACACAAAAATGCTGAACATACAACAGCAttgaaaagtaatttaaattcaattcaaagttTTCATCGATGACACAAAGGTGAGGTATGCTGCTAATTATTCAGTTtgatttatagtatcaaatcataacaagagttatctcgagataCTTTAGAGATGGAGTAgctctagaccacactataatttacaaagagcCAACAATTTTGTAAACATTgaataaagtatttgttttgtctttgtttttattgttctaGGGTAGTGGTTATAAACAGGGTGCAATAAACATCTTAAAATGTTACAAGTTATGGACTGCAACGCTAATATACTGTTATACATGAAGCTGCATACACCTGCAATAACTCATGTGGGCCTCTTACTTCTACAGCAATAAAACACCACTAAAGCATAGTAATTGAACAAAAGTCATGAAGTGACTGCTTTACCCTACAGTAACTGTGCTCTGAAGACGCTGAAACCCAATGTGGAATATGGATACTTCTTATGTTGTGCTTACAGGATCTCAGCCTAATCAGACCTTTAGCTTATCACACATGTCCAGGTAGTGGGTACAACTGAGAGAGAGATAGTGCCTGGAGATGCTCCACTGAGCCAACGCTATCTGTCTATTCCTGGCTGCATGGTgggaaggaagagagaggaacagaaagagacagagagatagagaagcagatggaggagaggagggaagagaAGCTCTGAACCCCTCCCCCACCAGCAGTCTCCTCCAGTCAGAGCAGGAGCTGTGAACTAGGTTAAGCACGACAGCTCTGTGGGGCTCTGCCTTCAAAACTACAGCACTACCAGCCGAGCCTCATTTCCTCTCCTCTGGATGGAGACGAAGCACTGCCTGCTCGCCTGAATGGGAATCTGAAACTCCTTCACATGAAAGATGTGATTGAATAATGTAAGCCTGGCTTGTAT
The sequence above is drawn from the Etheostoma spectabile isolate EspeVRDwgs_2016 chromosome 12, UIUC_Espe_1.0, whole genome shotgun sequence genome and encodes:
- the gpr160 gene encoding putative G-protein coupled receptor 160 — translated: MHFWLKSLHAMNVSIPSILLGLGGKCLLNWALVFLQRNHICKSFLGVFGVSLAVVDSILTLSVTTLHVHADEYTALLGLKLTRYHVCLLVQILGQVYSTLQWPVVVVAGLDHFFAVTRRLQPTTARARRIVYSFVTGFLWYLTALYVFLLCDFIPVMEDVPHYQIHQCWVFHTTHILQVAMFLLLILGCAALHARRRTRLLQNPPLSDQITDKSRALSRRSVVYQALHIFLNTWALFLGFLAALLLLPVGIPAYLGLNIAGLCFLNSLLITVVLCVVCPGSQLAQGLAAVPADSFCEWRFKFSLAAEDRTDCSKQVSKQKQDLC